DNA from Brachyspira aalborgi:
TCTATATCTAAATCGGGAAAACAATTAGTTAAATCAAAAATTCTTTTTTCTTTTCCCAAAGCATCTTTACCCCAATTTAAATGCCAAGTAATATCGTATTTTATCCTTACATTATCATAATTTTGTTTAATAGATTCTCCAATAAAATATTTACCCAACTGTCCCGTAAATCCATCACTTTGCCATATTATAATAGTTCTTTCGTCTTTATCGCTTTCTGCCGAATTATTTTTATTCATTAAATATTCTACTTTATAAGCGGTATTTACAATATCGTTAAGAATATTTCTCATATTATCTCTTTTGCTCTTTTTGGGTATAATCCAAACTAATTTATTTACTAGGTCTGTATAATTTTTATAAAGCATAATTTATACCTCTAAATAAAAATAGATAACTCAATAAATATTTGAATTTATAAAAATAATGACAATATATATAATTTAATGTATATGCATATATAAATAAGTTTTTATTTTTTGAAAAGTATTTTAAAAAATTTAAAATTATATTAATTGGCGATTGGCGATTGGCGATTGGCGATTGGCGATTGGGTAATCGTAAATATAATTAATTAATTTAATAATCATAGCTATATTATAGTATATAATAAATGATTTGTCAAGAGTTTAATACGCTTAAAACAAAAGAGCGCAACTTGAACTAAATAAAAAACTATTAATACTTTATTTTTAAGCGTTATACATAATTAAAATATATTTATAAAATTTATTAAATAAACTTGAAAAAATATTTTTTATATATAAAATTATTTCTAAAAATTAAAAATAAATTTGGAATTAATAAATGAATATTATAGGAATATCGGGAAATATTTTAGAAGAAAATTCTATAGCAAAGGTTTTTGTAAATCGAACTTATATAGATTCTGTAGTTAGAGCTAACGGAATTCCTTTTATAATTCCTATATGCGAAGACGAAAATATAATAAAAAAAATGATTGAAAAAGTTGACGGAATTATAATGACGGGAGGAGTCGATATTCATCCTTTTAGATTCAACGAAGAACCTAATCCAAAAATTGGAGCAATATCAAAAGAAAGAGACGATTTCGATTTTTTAATTATGAAACATGCTTTTGAAATGAAAAAACCAATATTTGGAATTTGTAGAGGAATACAACTTATAAATGTTTTTTTTGGCGGAACTTTAATACAAGATATTAACTCTCAAAAAAATACGAATGTTTTACATTCTCAAACTGCGGCAATAGATGTGGCGACTCATAAAATTAAAATAAAAAAAGATTCTATAATCTACAATATTTTTGGAAAAACTGCCGAAGTAAATAGCTTTCATCATCAGGCTATTGATAAACTTTCTAAAGATTTTAAAATCACATCTACGGCTAATGACGGAATAATAGAATCTATAGAATATAAGAAAAAAGACGCTTTTATATTTGGCGTTCAATGGCATCCCGAATGTATGACTGCTAAAGATATAAAAATGCAAAATATATTTTCTATGTTTGTAGATATTTGTAAATAATATAAATATTAAAAGTTTATTAATCAATTATTTTTTATTAATTTTTACTCTTAAAATAAGCCCGATAAACATAATAATAAAAGTTAAAAATATTGCAAAATATAAATTGCATAAAATTTGATATTTCAAAAATTTTATTTCGGAAAAATTTTTAGACAATTTTATTAATAGATTTGTAAAAAATTCCACAGTAGAAGCGGGATAAATCGACAAAGGAGAATATATTTGAAAAATAATTATAGTTATTATCGAAGAAGATAGAATTATAAAAGCCAAAGGAACGGCGAAAATATTTGCAAATATCGAAGTTAAATTTAAAATCGAAAAATGATAAACGCTAAAAGGCAATATTGAAATTAACGCTATTAAATTTATAAAAAGAAATCCAACTAATTTTATGATTAAATTTTTTAGAAAAATATTATCTACATTTTTTATTTTACTTAAAATATAAAAATCAAAAATCGGATAATAAAGAATTATTCCTAAAGTCGCTAAAAAAGAAAATTGAAAACTTATCTCTCTTATAGAATTAGGCTCTATTGTCAATATTATTAAAGCGGCTAAAAATAACGAATTGACGGAATTTCTATTTTTATCGAAAATAAAAGATATTAATAAACAAAAAGCCATTATGCTCGCTCGAATTATAGAAACCGAAAATAAAGTAATAGCGGGATAAATTATAATTGTTATAATT
Protein-coding regions in this window:
- a CDS encoding gamma-glutamyl-gamma-aminobutyrate hydrolase family protein; its protein translation is MNIIGISGNILEENSIAKVFVNRTYIDSVVRANGIPFIIPICEDENIIKKMIEKVDGIIMTGGVDIHPFRFNEEPNPKIGAISKERDDFDFLIMKHAFEMKKPIFGICRGIQLINVFFGGTLIQDINSQKNTNVLHSQTAAIDVATHKIKIKKDSIIYNIFGKTAEVNSFHHQAIDKLSKDFKITSTANDGIIESIEYKKKDAFIFGVQWHPECMTAKDIKMQNIFSMFVDICK